The Oryza glaberrima chromosome 5, OglaRS2, whole genome shotgun sequence DNA segment TGTATTAATATGTGGAGAAAGTTTACAAAGACCCTGTGGTACATATTTATCTCCTCAGGTTGATGCAAGTCCTAATCAGACAAGACATAGGTTTGCTAaacataaaaggaaaacatacaAGTCTTAATCAGACATTAGATAAAACTTCCTAAAGATTAAAGGAAAGTTACTAAATCAACAGATAGAATTAATATGCCATGCCATGGTCTTCACGATCCTTTTTGAATTCGGTATCTTCTGGATAGACTTCCATTGGTTGATCAAATTTGTCCTTCAACCAAATCCACTAAggaaccttaccaaattttggtgatAACACAATAGCGATGGCGTGGTGATGATGTCACCTCACCGGCGACGACCTGCTCGGAACCCGAAGATCGCCGGCGAATCAGGCACGGCAGCATGAACGGAGGGTACGGAGAGGTTGAGTGTGACGAGCCGAACTCATCGAGAGGCGTTGCGACGACGGACGGTGAAGGCGACGAGGTGGAAATGACGGTGTAGCTCGGGTCATCGTCAATAGCGGTGTTCTGGCAGTATAGGGTGATGGAGGACCGGCAGATGAAATGCACCTCCTCCTTGCACACCCGGCGAAGGTGACAGTGGGCGAAGGCGACAAGTAGAGCGGCGACGAGTAGAGCAACGACGTGATCCGATTGGAAGGTGGCAGCGGTGCTGATGCTATGGGCTAGCGGCGAAGCTAGGGCTACAGGCTCCGATTTGTGCAGGCGAGGGTGGCAGcggaaagaggagagggagggggatcCTATTTGTAGCCACGAGATAATGTATCCGGGCCTAAGACGGCTATGGCAGCGTTGGGAAAAACTAGGGTTCTACCGGATAGAGAGTGTCCGAGTTCGAGCTCGATTCCACACGATTTACTTAGATATTTTTGGGGATTTCATGGGGAAAGGAAAGAGGAGATAGGGAACAAACGGCCTCAACTAATTTTGGAAAAGATCTAGAGaggcggctggatttggaggGGAACGCAGACAGTGTGATTCTGGCTGGATGCTGGGGACAACACTAACATGTGGGATCTGGTCCCACATGTTggcaggagggagaggagggaggcggtgggctGGTGACTTAGGCTAGCGGCCTAGCGCTAGTTGCGCTGAGCGCGGAGAGAGAGATATGGGCTCAATTCGACCCAGAACTTTGGAGGggtttctaatttattttatatttaaataacCATTGAATTGATGTTTGTATTGTTAAAATTagtaattgagctctgaaaaatccgagaaaattctaGAGAGTGTaaactaatcatggagaatataataaaaattaaatccagcaaTGTTTTATTTAGGAAACTTTATTTCCCACTTTAATTCATTTGCTTAATTAATGTAcactttaatataaattctagaagtattttattaaataatttataaattccTGAAACAAAATCAGGGTGTGGCACTACTAAAGAGTCttgtactaataatttatagatCAAGGGTTTGCACAAAATATAAATTCAATCCCATGGTTCTCTCTGTGAACACCAACAAATGCTTGTCAGGTTTTCATCATTATTTTTGTGTTGGCTAATTgttctagtttatttttgtGATCTTTTCAGGAACTTATTCCGTAATTACTTGACTGGTCCCATTCCGTCGTTCATCGGAAAATTTACTTCAATGCAATACTTGTATGAGTTACATGTTTGTTCTAGATCATGTTCCATCTATTggtcgttgtttttttttaattattgctaATCATCTCAAGGTCATTATCTTTCAATCCACTATCTGGACTACTTCCAAAGGAACTAGGAAACCTCACCAATCTTCTTTCATTGTAAGAAATCTTTTCTCACATGTGGATTAATCTTCCACTGCTCCCTCTGCTACAAACCACTCATCTTTTCAGCTTTAACTGTCAATTCCTAGCAGTTTTCACGCGTGCACGCgcgcacatatatatagagagagagttGAACTTATGACTACGAATCTGAGCATAGCTTATGTCTAGATTGTTAGCTagaagttgtatttttttttacagagggagtacgaactataaattatgaaattatttctCATGTTGAATCTAAATGTTAaactatataaatatgtaaaaatggATGGTTAGAAATATAATGTTTGACTTACAACAAAAGTAGAATGACAGATAATATGAAATGAGTGGAGTATATATTTGGACTGCACgaactaatataataatacaTGAAATAGCAATCGCATAAGTTCTACTTCCCCCGTCCCATAATAAGTGCAGTTGTGGGTTTTAGTGctcaacatttgaccgtccgttttatttgaaatatttttatgaataGTATTCtaattgttattagatgataaaatatgaatagtagtttatgcatgacttatttttttaaaaacaatcataaatttttcaaataagacgaacggtcaaacgtttgatacagaaacttatggttgcacttataatgggacggagggagtgataaaaaagatcaaaactACTACTAAATAGGATGTAATAGGCATGTCAGTGTAACTCCTGTTCATGTGGTGCTTCATATGATCAAGTAAGATTGAACAGCAAATACTTGAACATATTGTAATGATGAATATTGTGGGTCCAATGGCACATCAGGAAAACTATGCCCCTTTTGCTATTAGTTGATGACAAAAATTTTTTGTCAGTCCTGAAatatttcatttttcatttagGGGCATTAGCTCAGACAATTTTACAGGAAGTCTTCCAGAAGAACTGGGTAACTTGACCAAACTTCAGCAATTGTAAGATACCCCATTGATTTCTAACTTCGTATTTCTACTTGTAAAAGAACTAAATTTGGAATGGTCATATCTATTGTCAAACATGATAatatttcaaactttcaataaCAGGTACTTTGATAGTTCTGGATTCAGTGGTCCGTTCCCTTCATCGTTCTCAAAACTTCAGAACCTGAAGATCTTGTATAGTCAAAAACATAGCCTCAATTATTATATTCGTCATGTTTTCATGCTAAATGATATTTTGGTCTGCTTGCAGGAGTGCATCAGATAATGTATTCAAAGGGAAAATACCTGCTTATTTGGGCACAATGACTAATTTGGAAGACATGTAAGCTTGTTAAGATATCATTCGTTCTTACTGTTCAGAGATAGATGAATCTGTGCAAGATAAATTACTGTCTGTATATCACATTATCTCCATTCAGACTTAAACAAAAGCATTTTTTCACATTTCAGTCCTCACTCAATATAAATGCAGATATCTGCATCACAGTAAGCGGTCCACATGGCATGTTCATACCTAGAGATCTTATTAAGAATGCTCAcacagagattttttttcttactttatAAAGGTTGAATGTccctaactttttttctaaaataatgaGCTTGTAGTGCTTTCCACGGAAACTCCTTTGAAGGACCAGTCCCAGAAAGTCTGTCTAATCTGACCAAATTAACAAGATTGTAAGTATACTCTTTTTGTGGCATGAACTCTTGAAGGTTGACAATGTCAAGGCTGATAACTATTTTATGAAAAACTCAAATGAGCAGATGGATTGGAGATATTATAAATGGGGTCTCTCCGTTGGCATTTATCAGTAATATGGCATCCCTGAGCACACTGTATGTGATGCTTTTAGCTATAAAGCTTACAGTATTGTCTAGTTGCAAGTTACCAAGGTTGTATTTCCTCGTTACAGAATATTGAGGAACTGCAAGATATCTAGTGATCTCGGAGCAGTAGATTTTTCCATGTTTAAACAGTTAAAATTGCTGTAAGTTTTCAATTACAGGCCATGGTGCCAACTGATGACGTTATTACTCATTTCCTCATGTTGTGTACCATATGTTCAAGTAATATGATAGTCATGTGGCACAGGGACTTGAGTTTTAACAATATCACTGGAGAAGTTCCTCAATCCATCTTGAATTTGGGAAATCTCAATTCTTTGTAAGAAATTCTTGCTTTACATCAATTTGTTCATACGAGCCTGTATTAAGCAGATGAGTATGTTTTATAATCTTGAACTGTGCCCAATTCAGGTTTCTTGGGAACAATAGCCTTACAGGAAAGTTGCCGGATGGTATAAGCTCTTCGTTAAAAGTGATGTATGTCAAATACAATTGACATGGCAGTATAGCACAAACTACATTCATAATAGTACGCACTAATTTTGTATAACATAATTCTGGAATGTTGACAGAGATTTTTCATACAACCAACTCACTGGGAGCATTCCTTCTTGGGCTAGCCAAAACAATTTACAGTTGTAAGTGTAAAAGTGTGATATTTGTGTcactgagaaaaaaatataaatactaaTATTCTGTTTTTTGAAAGGAATTTGGTGGCAAACAACTTCTTACTCGATACCACCAGTGAAAGGTACTTGTGACATTTAGTTCTAATTTGGCGAGTGAACTATATGAAAATCTTGCTGGTAACtttaaattttcaattcaaattGTGCACAGTACACTACCTTGGGGAATAAACTGCCTCCAACAAGACACCCCTTGTTTCCGTGGATCTCCAGAATGTATATTTCTCATTCTTCATAAAACTAAACAATAACATGAACTTACGAATTTGAATGAttgttacaatttttttaatcttaattGCAGATTATTCCTTCGCAGTTGACTGTGGCAGTAATGCATCTATAAGAGGCTCAGATGACACTATTTATGAAGCAGATCCTACAAATCTTGGAGCTGCAACATATTATGTTACCGGTCAAACAAGATGGGGTGTCAGTAGTGTAGGGAACGCCATAGATGCAAAGAATATTATATATAGCTCCCAACCTTTTCAAAATGTAGTTGATTCAGAGTTGTTTGAAACTGCAAGGATGTCATCATCATCTCTGAGGTACTATGGACTTGGACTTGAGAATGGAAATTACACTGTTTTGCTCCAATTCGCAGAATTAGCTTTTCCAGACTCACAGACTTGGCTAAGCTTAGGGAGAAGAGTTTTTGACATATATATCCAGGTAGAAATTTTGTGCATTTTATATAATGTTTTTCTACTGAATCTTACCAATATTTATCTAAAAGTATTACTGATATTTACATAGGGTGCTCTAAAACAAAAGGATTTCGATATAAGGAAAACAGCAGGTGGAAAATCTTTTAGCGTAGTTAATAGGAGTTTCATGGTAACTGTGTCTAAAAACTTCCTTGAGATCCATCTATTCTGGGCTGGCAAGGGCACTGTTGACATACCTACTAAAGATAATTACTATGGGCCAATGATCTCAGCATTGAGCGTCACTCCAAGTAAGCACCACACTAAAACAACAGCAGGAAGTGTTATATTCGCTGCcgataaataatatttttcctTTGCAGATTTTACTCCTACTGTTCGAAACGGCATACCAAAAAGGAAAAGTAAAGCAGGTGCAATTTCCGGAATATTGATTGGTGCAATAGTTTTAGTATTAGCAGCATTATTTGGAGTGTTTACACTAGTAAAGAAGCGGAGAGCATTGGCACAACAGAAAGAAGGTATTATATATCAGGACATATATAATTCAAACATCAAAATTATCTGGTTTACTCTTCTCATCTGTGCTAAAAATAACATGCAGAACTATACAACCTGGTTGGACGACCTGACGTTTTTAGTTATGCTGAGCTAAAGCTAGCCACAGACAATTTCAGTTCTCAAAATATTCTAGGCGAAGGTGGATTCGGGCCAGTGTATAAGGTTCTTTATTtccataattaattatgtacaacTGCAGCTGGTTATAAATTTATCTGATTTGGCATTGAAGTGCTGTGTTTTAGCAACATTTGTCTATGCTCAAAATACACATGTAAAAACCTTGGCAGGGTAAGCTACCTGATGAAAGAGTTATAGCTGTGAAGCAACTTTCACAATCATCTCATCAGGGAACAAGCCAGTTTGTGACAGAGGTTGCGACAATTTCCGCTGTGCAACATCGAAATCTTGTGATATTGCATGGATGCTGCATTGATAGTAAAACACCCTTGTTGGTTTATGAGTACCTTGAAAATGGAAGCCTAGATCGAGCAATCTTTGGTGAGTTCACTTCTGTAAAATTGCCGCCCTCGGCACTTATAGAATTGTATTTTCTTTCTACACAAATAAAACTCATTGCTTCGTGACTAataattaaggatttttcttttctgcatCTTTGTTATAATTGGCATTCCTGATGATAACTGAGCTATTTCTGCTTGTAAAGGTGACAGTAACTTAAACCTAGACTGGGTAATGCGCTTCGAGATCATTTTAGGAATAGCAAGAGGGCTAACTTATCTTCATGAGGAGTCAAGTGTACGCATTGTGCATAGGGACATCAAAGCTAGTAATGTTCTACTTGACACTAATCTCATCCCAAAGATCTCGGACTTTGGACTTGCCAAACTCTACGATGAGAATCAAACTCATGTGAGCACTAGAATTGCAGGCACATTGTAAGAATGTTTTACCACTTATCTTCTTATGAttataacatcaatatgaatgctACTATTAACTTGTCTTATCATTTTTAAGGGGCTATCTAGCTCCTGAGTATGCAATGAGAGGCCATTTGTCAGAAAAGGCTGATATTTTTGCATTCGGAGTGGTCATGTTGGAGACTGTCGCTGGGAGACCAAACACCGACAACTCCCTCGAGGAAAGCAAGATCTGTCTCCTTGAATGGGTATGCTGGTCTATGTTCTACCCATACTAGAAAACTTCAATTCATTGTAAATTGCCTTTTGCTTACTCAAACTATGTTTATCAAAAGGCATGGGGCCTGTATGAAATGGATCAAGCACTTGGAATTGTTGACCCAAGTCTCAAGGAATTTGACAAGGATGAAGCTTTTAGAGTCATATATGTTGCACTTGTCTGCACTCAGGGCTCACCACACCAGCGACCGCCAATGTCGAAGGTCGTGACAATGTTGACTGGAGATGTCGATGTGGCTAAggtggtcaccaagccaagctACATCACTGAGTGGCAGCTTAGGGGTGGTGGGTACAGCAGCAACACCACTAGCAGCTACGCATGGTCTAGCAACCCTGAGTTGAGTAGGCAAAAAGAGATCACTGAAGTTTCTCTCCAGGTGAGGTGAATTTAATGTAGAAAATCTATGGGCCATCTATATTGGTTTGAAATGACGATATTGTAACTCCTTCTTTTTACATAATTTTGTGTCGATGTGAGTTATTGCAAACAATGGAATTACTTATCCTGAATCTTTCCTGGTAACAAAAGTTTGCTCCTAATAATTTGTAAATGGTGAATAACTGTGGTGTATTCACtactcaaaaaaaaagttaatagaTAACCTTTTATCTGTAATGGTCAGTGCAATGCAGAGGTAAAATTTTGTCCAATTGTTTATAAACACTGACATGGTATGGTTACAGTGCGGTAGGTGTGTTGTCCACTTTCCAACGGATTCGACTTTGTATTAATATTTAGATCGAGGTGTCAGCAATTTAACAAACAAGATGCCACGTGACCTTAATGGTTGTTTGGTCTTGCAACTTCATCTGTGACCATGGCCAAAGTGAGACCATGTTCTGATGGAGGATGTTCCTAGGTAGCAGGGACGTCTTGGATATCATCCCACCTCTTCCAATAGCTATGTATTACTTCAGGGTGTCTTGGGGTTTTTAAATCATTATTATTGCTAATTTAATGTATGAAGCTGTGAACAGTTAGATAGTTGTTTTCCCATCTTTGGAATCTAACTTATCGTGTGTGTTTTTTCGTATTTCTAATTCAGAttgtttttatgttgtttttatttacttatttaCTCATCGATTGATCAtaggaacattttttttttgcatcggCAAGATCAGTGACCCTtgaagtagttttttttttataatgaaatTCATTCCGGCTTTTGCTTAAGGAAAAACTACAACCAGTTATTACGGAGGTTGCAGGACAAATGAGTGCAAATTACAAAATTACAGCTcgattaaaaataagaaaactacATAGTATACCACtttaaagacaaatattttcatCTATGGTTGGCAAGAGTATGTATAGTCATTGTTTCTACCAACGGTTTACAAGTTAAATGTAGTCCTTATCTTCctcaaataagaaaagaaaaaacctttGAAATCAGCGGCTGATCCTTGTCAATCAAATTTCGCTCCAGGCACTACCAGTGCTAACCTCAAACCAAAGCATGACATAACATCAGAGAGTAACTAAGCTATAATCAATCATTCGTCTAGTCCATGCCACCACCATTGCAATCGAACCCAACTGGTAGGAACACCGCCACAAGGACGCCCCACTAATAGGGAACCTCCGATGTGACGCCTTCATGAAAGTGGCAACTAGGATATtgctgtaacaccctgaaaattttgattttaaaatatggaaattaaaatttattgaaAGTAAGGATCCCCGGCCTATCCAAGGATGTCGCGAGGAGGAGCGAGAGCTGAGCAATGGCAAGGAGGCGGCCCACCACTGATGACCTGTAATGCGGGCCATGGAGGACGACCTGCTCAGCGAGGAGGACGTGGCTGCCGGCAACGACCTTCAGCGTGGGGCGTGGATGGTGGAGGACCTGCTCAATATGGAGGATGTGGTCGCCACCACTGACCTCTAGCGTGGGCCGTGGACGGTCGAGGACCTGCTCCTCATTAACGACATTGCCACCCAAAGGGAGGGCCGCTAGAACGCACTCACTTGCTGTGTCGGTATGCTTTTGATTTCTCTCTTTctatttctctttcttctccgaTGGATATATTGATCCATCAATCGCTTATTAGATCAAGTTAGTGCAGGGCTTAAGAGGCCCAGGAAGAGCTATAGACTATTGTGGCTGAACTACTGGTTCTGGAGCATGACGGAGCAGGAGCAGCTACTGGTCCTGGAGCTGCATGGCCGTGATGGGGAATCGGTGGAGCAAGATCGACGCCGTTGCGCTGGGATGGGTATGAGCTAATCCCTCACAAGAATCGTCTGGTACCTCACAAGTATCGCCTAATACTTCACAAGAATCATCCGATACACGTATGTaagatcgagatgtcgactaaaggggggtgaataggcgatttaaaactaaatgacacctaatcaaaactaacctaagttgctaggcttggtgagggtcaactctaactaagcaactaagttatgttttgcaaacctagggtgatagaggctcaattatatctctaggaaagtaaatcacactcctatgtcaatgtttagcaatcctagggtgatatgatctcaagtttgTCTCTAGAAAAGTAAATAGCACAAAGGTAAacgcgacaatcaaatgagacaaggagacaagagatttttcatcgaggttcggaaactcgccggtttcctactccccgttgaggcgagcccaactccaccactcaaccacgaagcctccgcacgcccccttcgtcaaggggtgggcaaggcgggagccggcccacggagaggactacccaagcctcgatcactagggtaattctttcttcactccgaaggtggtgaactccaaaccactcacaaaccggcaccgggcctcctccacaatcttttcggagaggtcaccgggcaacttctccacaagccgtctaggaggcgacatcctccaagagtaacaagcaatgacccggcgtggagatgatcaagtgccacactagctctacaatggaagcaaatgcacttgactcttggctaatcaaccctataacactagatggatgaacacaaagctcaagtgagtgtgagagaggtgcaaggggtgtatgcaatttaattgggtgccaagagagtccccttgctgctggtgggagagtatttatactcccacccaccaaaactagccgttgggggcgaaatcccccaactttgtgctctgccggtctgaccggaggtatgtggccggtcataccgtgctactctgcaacggctagaaaactagcagTTGTAgcgctgtcagagggccccatcggcccggccggtcagaccggagttgattgggcggtcagaccggagtcggctcggtcagaccgccatcggctcggtctgaccgactacggctccgtcggctctgtatcggccgtCCCGAGGAGCACCATttcggcctccagggggccggtctgaccgggcatgtgccgccggtcagaccgacattatgggccggtcagaccgccaacttgtggccggtcagacctgCCCTgctcaggccgaacccagtgaatgtgtgtgtgtgtgatgaaaaagtaAGCACAAGTGataatgcaatgacctaatgtggcaattaaaatcatctctttgctaggtcattacccctcttaatagtacggcgaaactagaaataaactagcaaatttgatcgccctacaccccgatcaattctaaattaaagcactagttttaccgtcttctttctctttgccTTGCGCCGTTAATTTTAATCCATCAATCGTCATCCATGTGCAcacatgacgtggacctaacttaaaatattatttcaaagacaacggttagtccacaattagcgcttgtcattaattaccaaaattaacaccgggggcctagatgcttcaatctccccctttttggtaattgatgacaaacaccacaaatagatatataatcaaacatagaGCACATGGACATATATTGCATTGACAAGCAAAGGCTCCCCCTAAAACATATGcataaaaatcacaaatagcaaatatggagccaatgcacaTTACAATATCACATTTCAACATAGCACAACACATATGCAAATTATATGTGAACTTCACATATGAATCAACCGAATGCATAAGATGGTCACAAGTATATCAATGTAGCACCAACCATCCATCTtagcacaagttcacatcaagaccacataaagggctcacaaataaatGCATAgctattacaagaccacgaagggtccaaatgacataaaGAGTTTAACAAAACGACAAATAACACACAAGATATAGCTCAATCCTCAACCTATTAAATATGAGGGCACTATCCTCACTACTACTAGTCCCAACCCAACAAAAAACAcacttttctcccccttttggcatcaagcaccaaaaaggtcttccctcttgtggaggagaaggaggacgcgccGAAGTGGAAGGATGAGAAGCATCACGATGACGATGATACACGAATGCTTGGGAGCTCTCCAACATTTGGACTCGAGAGTCCAATGTACCCACTCGAGTGTGCAATCTCCCCACGGAAGCATTCAAGTCTCCAACGTCCGTgcgcaagccacgaacatcctcatgcaaAGCGTCATGCCCGGTAGACAAGCgttgaatgctttcacttagggtattaataTCCCCAAGTACCGGGTTGAAGTACTCGTTGGGTTGCATCCCAAAATAGGCATACTGAGGATGAAAGAAGGCATTTGGATCATACCCATGAGGAGGCGGAGGTGCAGAGCTTGAGCTAGCTCTAGGATGAGAGGAGGGCGCCGTCCTAGGAGCACGGGGAGCTCCAAGCTGTAGGCGGGGCTTGTACTGCTTGTGCTTCTTTAAATTTGGCCCAGCAGCCCCAAGCTTGTCTTGAATTAATCTCATGATGTAAGGGGCATAATAGATACCCTGAGTGAAGGTCCCCTTAGAGATGGCAATCTCTTGCATCATGAGAGTAACAACATCGAACTGACGGCCCTGAATGATGGCATCGATAACGTGCCAAGCCACTCCCCTAATGTCATCATTGTTACCCAGGCGAGGGAGGATGGTAGCTCTCACAATCCTGATGACCACACTTGGGATGCTCCTCAACCCGGCAACCTTCCCATGTGTGTACCGCGCTCCATCTTCATAAAACTGAGAGAGGTAGTCAATGGAGAGCGGATTATGGGTGTGCTCCTCATGCAAGTCATCTCCAAAGTCCAAGCGAACATTTAGGAGCCACCGGAATTG contains these protein-coding regions:
- the LOC127772757 gene encoding probable LRR receptor-like serine/threonine-protein kinase At1g56130, whose protein sequence is MRSCSIRGVIRHHLAWLVLILCSWRVAAAQDQQAPKTDPVEAAALNTILGRWGKKASPEWNISGELCSGFAADKTDWDNYRDINPFIKCDCTFNNNTLCHITRLRVTYLDVVGQIPAELQNLTHLVDLNLFRNYLTGPIPSFIGKFTSMQYLSLSFNPLSGLLPKELGNLTNLLSLGISSDNFTGSLPEELGNLTKLQQLYFDSSGFSGPFPSSFSKLQNLKILSASDNVFKGKIPAYLGTMTNLEDIAFHGNSFEGPVPESLSNLTKLTRLWIGDIINGVSPLAFISNMASLSTLILRNCKISSDLGAVDFSMFKQLKLLDLSFNNITGEVPQSILNLGNLNSLFLGNNSLTGKLPDGISSSLKVIDFSYNQLTGSIPSWASQNNLQLNLVANNFLLDTTSESTLPWGINCLQQDTPCFRGSPEYYSFAVDCGSNASIRGSDDTIYEADPTNLGAATYYVTGQTRWGVSSVGNAIDAKNIIYSSQPFQNVVDSELFETARMSSSSLRYYGLGLENGNYTVLLQFAELAFPDSQTWLSLGRRVFDIYIQGALKQKDFDIRKTAGGKSFSVVNRSFMVTVSKNFLEIHLFWAGKGTVDIPTKDNYYGPMISALSVTPNFTPTVRNGIPKRKSKAGAISGILIGAIVLVLAALFGVFTLVKKRRALAQQKEELYNLVGRPDVFSYAELKLATDNFSSQNILGEGGFGPVYKGKLPDERVIAVKQLSQSSHQGTSQFVTEVATISAVQHRNLVILHGCCIDSKTPLLVYEYLENGSLDRAIFGDSNLNLDWVMRFEIILGIARGLTYLHEESSVRIVHRDIKASNVLLDTNLIPKISDFGLAKLYDENQTHVSTRIAGTLGYLAPEYAMRGHLSEKADIFAFGVVMLETVAGRPNTDNSLEESKICLLEWAWGLYEMDQALGIVDPSLKEFDKDEAFRVIYVALVCTQGSPHQRPPMSKVVTMLTGDVDVAKVVTKPSYITEWQLRGGGYSSNTTSSYAWSSNPELSRQKEITEVSLQVR